Proteins encoded within one genomic window of Calonectris borealis chromosome 1, bCalBor7.hap1.2, whole genome shotgun sequence:
- the LOC142089906 gene encoding NKG2-D type II integral membrane protein-like has translation MIPNCWEESSIDLQGNSDPDLDFVANRTSKFQVKQSEKKQRLKVCEGNKKEHIYLNVKRNTSSKKQMMRRQRTEEKKNMENKDSPVSCTTRWIIAVILGILFLALLGTTVGFIIKGCLCPRCPEQWVAYRGSCYSFSKEKKDWHSSQESCWAQGAHLLVISNTSEMDFFQVMRTESHWIGLQNRTDGDWAWVDGSKLSGKKVLFNSPVQNCAVLLEGAIHASSCEVLAPWICEKSLQ, from the exons ATGATTCCAAACTGCTGGGAGGAAAGCTCTATTGACCTTCAGGGAAATTCAGATCCAGACCTGGACTTTGTAGCTAATCGGACTTCTAAATTCCAAGtaaagcaaagtgaaaaaaagcaACGCTTAAAAGTATgtgaagggaataaaaaggaGCACATCTATCTGAATGTGAAACGCAACACTTCCTCCAAGAAACAGATGATGAGAAGAcaaagaacagaggagaaaaagaacatgGAGAACAAAG aTTCTCCTGTTTCATGTACTACCCGCTGGATTATCGCAGTGATTCTAGGGATCCTCTTCTTGGCATTGCTGGGAACAACAGTGGGTTTTATTATCAAGG GCTGTCTATGTCCACGCTGCCCTGAGCAGTGGGTAGCCTACAGAGGGAGCTGCTACTCCTTCTCCAAGGAGAAGAAGGACTGGCATTCCAGCCAGGAATCCTGTTGGGCACAGGGAGCTCATCTCCTGGTGATCAGCAATACCAGCGAAATG GACTTCTTTCAGGTGATGCGCACCGAATCCCACTGGATTGGTTTGCAGAATAGAACTGATGGTGACTGGGCCTGGGTAGACGGCTCAAAACTGAGTGGCAAAAA GGTCCTGTTCAACAGCCCTGTGCAGAACTGCGCCGTTCTGCTGGAAGGTGCCATCCATGCTTCCAGCTGCGAAGTCCTTGCCCCATGGATCTGCGAGAAAT